TCCTCGTACTTGGCGCAGGGTTGCTCAATGTACACATCCACGTCGCGCACGGCTCGCACCACGCGCGCGGCTTCGTGCATCAGCCAACCGGTGTTGGCATCGGCCACCAATTTGTCTGAAGGCTCCAGCACGGCGCGGGCTTCGTGGATGCGCTGGATATCTTCATCGGGATCGCCGCCCACTTTGAGTTGAAACCGGCGATACCCTTCCTCGCGGTAGCTGGCAATGCTGCGCGCCATTGCTTCGGGCGATTCCTGTGAGATGGCTCGGTACAAAACAAAGTCATCGCCAAATCGGCCTCCGAGCAATTCGCAAACGCTTTGCCCACTCGCTTGCCCGAACAAATCCCAACACGCCATATCCAGCGCGCTCTTCACGTAAGGATGGCCTTGCAACGCTTTGTCCATCAGCCGATTGATGGGGCCAAGCCGCGTGGGGTCTTCGCCGATCATATGGGGCCCCAACTCGCCGATGCCTGTGCGCACGCCTTCCGCATACGCCGGCAAATAAAACGGGCCCAGCGGGCACACTTCGCCATAGCCGGTGAGGCCGGCATCGGTTTCGAGGGCCACCACGCTGCTGTCAAACACCGTGACGGATTTGCCGCCGGACCATTTGTAACTCCCCTCGTGCAGCGGGAGATCGACTTGATAAACTTGGATGCGCGTAATTTTCATTTAAACCGTTTACGAATGAGCAAAACGAGATAACCCCAAAAAGCCAATTGGCCAATCTGTTTTTCCAATCGTGGCGAGGTCAGCCAGCACTGTGCCCATCACGCTGGCGAATTTGAAACCGTGCCCGCTGAAGCCGCACGCGAGCGTGACGCGTTCGTGCGCCGGATACCGATCCACAATGAAATGCCCATCGGGCGTGTTTGTGTAAAGGCACGTACGCTGTTCGATCAAGGGCCCATCACCGGCAGGTAAATGGCGGGCGAACACGGCGCGCACTTCTTCCGCATCGGCGGGCAATGGCTCACGCTGCGCCGCCGCCGCTGTGGTAACCGCACCCGGGCAATGCAGCGCTGCTTTCAACCCCGGCCCTCCACTGCCATCGGGCGTGTGCGGGAAGCCGTAGTAGAATCCCGGCCCCGCGTGATCAATAGCCCACACGGGGAAGCGATCGGCGGTGAAGGAGACGAGGTCGGGCGGTTGCGTCCAGCCGAGCACTTGACGCGTAACGGTGAGCGGCAAATCGCGCAGCACCTCCGGCGTCCACGCGCCCGCGGTGAAAATCAAATGGCCCGCCGCGTACTCACCTTGGGCCGTCCGCACGGTGACGCCTTGCGCGGCGGCAGCCCAATCGAGCACGGGCTCGTGGCCACATAGTTTCGCGCCGTGGCGTTGGGCCGCTTTGACCATCGCCAACACGGCAGCTTCCGAAAGCACGTAACCCGCTTGCGACTCGTGAAGTCCCACAAAATTTTCCGGCAAACAAAATTGCGGCCATTCGCGATGCAATTCGGCGCCGGTGAAGCGCGTGTGTGGTAGCTCGTGCATTTGCGCGGAGGCCAGCGCGCCGGAAAATAATTCGCCCGTTTCCGGGCCCATATATAATGCGCCGGTGAGATGCAAAAATTGTTGGCCGCATTCTTCGCCAAGTTTTTCCCAGCGCCTGTACGCACCGCGCAGCAACGGCACGTAATCGGGATGCTCGGAATACGAAAGCCGAATCGCGCGAGTGCGACCGGCAAAGGAGGCAATCGGATTGGGCAGCGCGCCGGCCCCGAGCCCGAGCACCCGCACGCCGCGCGCGGCCAATTCACTGCACGTGGCGGCGCCCATTGATCCCACGCCCACCACGATCACGTCATACGCCATGCTCGCAGCTTAGCGCGGAGGAAGGTACGCCGTGAACATTTTTCTCCAAAAGCCCGGAATAGGAATGGACTTTTTGAGGATTCTGTTTATTATAAAGTCTCCTTTAGAGAAGGGGGCGCGCGATGACGATTCACCGATGGACCATTCTGTTCGGCTTGCTGCTGGTGGCGATCGGCGTGGGGGGCTATTACTTCTCCGGCGCAGAGCAACCCATGGCGCTGATTCCGGCAGTACTGGGGGTGGCAATGTTTGTGTGCGGCGTGGTGGCGGCGCGGGGGGCGATGCGAATGCTGGCGATGCATGTGGCGACAATGATTGGAGTGATCGGATTTTTAGGCCCGTTGGTTACCATTGTCAAAGATGCCGAAAACACAGCAACAATGTTGTCCAAGGGATTCACTTCCGCGCTGTGTTTGATGTTTGTGATGATGTGCATCAACTCCTTCCTCGAAGCACGCCGCGCGCGCAAAGCCGACAAAAACACGGAAGAAGATGATGAGGATTTAATCGGAGATGAAGAAATGAACACAGATATTCAGGATGAACAGGATTCATTACCCTGACTATCCGTGTTCAAACTGGTTTCAAAAAGCCCGTTTTTGAATACCTGCACGACCTGAAAACCGATCCGGATCAGTTGAAAAACCTCGCGGGCGACCCCCAGTTTGCCAAGCAACTCGCCGCCGCCCGCAAGCGTTGCGACGAACTGCGCGACAGTTACGGCGGAAAATTCAACCGGCAGCGCATCCTCGACCACCGGAACAATCGCGGCAAAAAGAAATAATCCGCGCTACTGTTTCTTCGGAGGATAAATCTTGTGCGGCTCGTGGCAGGTCTTGCAGTTGACCGCATCTTTTAAGGCGGCCAAATCCGCACCCCTGGCGGCTTTGAGCAACGTGCCGGTGCGCTTTTCGAAATCCTCCTGCTTGCCCTTGCGCACCTGATATTTGGCGAGGTTTTCCACGTAATCCACAAACTTCGCCTTTTGCTCGGCGGTCGCTGTGCCGTCCAGAATCAAATCCTTCAAATTGTCGTCGGCCTTAAAACCCTGTTGCATGATCTCCTTGATAGTGTATTCGCCTGCCGGCCCGGGCGGCGGCACCTTGTTGGCCCCACCCCTCCCCGTTGGCGCCGTGGCATTGCCATCGCCTTTATCCGCAGGCTTGGTGGTGTTCCCATCCCCACCGCCGGGCGGGGGATCCACCTGCTCGCCATCAATGGTGTCCGTCGTTTCTTGACTGCACGCGCCAAAGATCAACGCGCCCGCCAACACAGGTAAAGTGAATGAGTTAAAAAGAATCTTTTTCATAATGTGCACGGCGAAAACTTGACCACCCCAACGCCACGCGTCAACTCATGATTATTCCCGATATGAAATACAGTTGGCCTTGTCCCATCCATGGCGTACGCTGCCGCCCCGATGCCGGCCGCCTTTCCCGATATCCAGTTTAACGGCCAATTACGGCCGTCGCAGGCCGAAGTGGTAGAAATCGCCCGGCAACAATTGGCGGACGGCGAACGCCAACTCCACATCGTCGCCCCTCCGGGATCAGGCAAGACGGTGACGGGGCTTTATCTTTGGGCTGAGGTGATCAAGCAACCGGCGCTGGTGCTTTGCCCGAATTCCGCCATCCAAAGCCAGTGGGCGGCGCGAACAGATTTATTTTCAGCCGACGGCAAACCGTTACCCAAGCATTGGATCAGCACGGAGACGGAACAACCCGGGCTATTGACTTCGCTTACGTATCAGTCCGTCACCCTCCCCTCGCGCGATGATAACACGCTGGATACGATGGCGGTTTTCAGCTGGGTGGATCAGCTCATTGAGAAAGGGGAGGCCAAAGATCCGGCCGAGGCGCAGGTTTGGATCGAGAGCCTTCAAACGAAGAATCCCCATTATTATCACGATCGACTGAGTTTCTTTCGGAAAAAAGTTCGGGACGAGGTTTCGCTGGGAGGCGACACGATGAAATTACTGCACGCCTCCGCACTCGCCACGCTAAAGCGGTTGCGCGACAACGGGCTGGGGCTGGTGATTCTCGATGAGTGCCACCACCTCATGAGCCATTGGGGCCGGGTGATGGCCGCTACTAACGAATTTCTTGGCGACCCCATTGTGCTGGGACTGACCGCCACGCCGCCCGAACAGGCCGAGAGGGACACGGCCGATGCCAAACGGTACCGCGCCTATTTTGGTCCGGTGGATTACGAGGTGCCCGTCCCTGCGGTGGTCAAGGATGGTTTCCTCGCGCCGTACCAAGACCTGGCTTATTTCGTGCGCCCCCTGGGCGATGAGTTGGAGTACATCACGCAAACTTCGGAGACGTTCGACCAGTTGGTGGAAGACTTGTGCAACCCTCCTTTGGATGACAACGGGCAACCCGTGCGTGAGAGCATGATAGATTATACGAGCCGAGTATTGGCCGAGCGCGACCTCATTATCATGAAGGCGAACTCGTGGAATGATTTCGAAGCCCGCGCCTCGTCATTTGCCACGGCGGGGAGACTCCTGCTGGATGACCGCGGCGTTCCCCTGCCTGATGGAGTCCCGGATTTGAAGCTCGATCTCCTGGATAAAATTTATTGGGCCGATCCGCTGTCCCGGTTACTTCCCGTTCTCACATGGTACATCCGGCATGGCTTGCGGCGGTCGGACAACCGGGCGAACCAGATACTGGCCAAGCAAGCAATCCATCGCCTGCGCCTGTTGGGCACTCAGATTACCGAGACCGGCACCCAACAGTGCGCCTCGCCGGTATCGCGCATCCTCGCTTATTCACGCGCCAAGGCCCGCGCACTGATCCCCATTCTTCAGCGCGAACAATCCGTGCTAGGTGACGCCGTGCGCGCGGTGGTGATTTGTGATTACGAAAAAACCTCCGCCGTGAGCGCCGAATTAACCGATGTGCTCGATGACGAAGCAGGCGGCGCCATTGCCGCCTTCCGGGAACTCTTAACCGACGAGGCCACCGACGCGCTCGACCCGGTGCTCATCACCGGCTCCACCGTGCTGGTGGATGATGATCTGCGGCCGAAGCTGGAGAGTGCCGCCCGGCAGTGGCTAACGGCCAACAAATTCTCCGTGGACTTCGTATGGCACGAGACCGAAGGCTTTCACATCCTGACCGGCAAGGGTAGCGACTGGTGCCCGCGTGTGTACGTGGAGTTGATCACCGAGCTATTTCAACAAGGCATCACGCGCTGCCTCGTCGGCACCCGCGGGTTACTCGGCGAAGGCTGGGACGCCAACAAGATCAACGTGCTCATCGACCTCACTTGCGTAACCACGTCGATGACCATCAACCAATTACGCGGGCGATCGTTCCGGCTGGACCCGAACGCACCCGAAAAGCTGGCCAACAACTGGGACGTGGTTTGCATTGCGCCGGAATTCAAAAAGGGCCTCGACGATTACCATCGGTTTCGAAAAAAACACAAACATCTCTTCGGAGTGACCGACGACGGCTGCATCGAGAAAGGCGTGGGCCATGTGCACGCGGCGTTCACGGAAATCAAACCGGAGGGCGTGGAAGAAAACATGGTGGAGCTCAACCGCGACATGCTCGAGCGCGTGGACCAACGACCGCACTTCCGCAGTCTGTGGAAAATCGGCGAGCCGTATCATCCCGAGCCCATCCTGGCGGTGGAAAAAAAATACGGAGGCGGCTTGGGGTTCAAGGCACTGTCACCCCTCAGCCAGGAATGGACCGAGGGCACGCTCACCCAAGCCATTGGCCGGGCGGTGATTGGCGGGCTGGCCGAGGCCGAGCTGCTGGAAAACATCAGTTGGGCCGAAGCCGAGCGCAGCATTCACGCTGCTGAACGAACGGGCGGTTACGTACGCATTTTTCTGGAGAACGCAGACGAGGCCACTAGCCGCCTGTTCGCCCAAGCCATGGCCGATGTGTTCGGGCCCGTGAAAGACGCACGCTATGTCATCCAGCGCCAAGCTGATTTTGAATACTCCGAGAGTCGCTTCAAAGGCACTTGGCTCCTGGAGAAAACGCCCGAATTCATTTCCCGATTCATCGAGAAACGCTCCCAGGTCACCAAACGCCGCCGCACCGTGTTGAAGGTGCACGCGGTGCCCAAAATCCTCGCGCGCAATAAGGATCGCGCGTTGATTTTTCAGAAAAACTGGAACCTCCACGTCAGCCCCGGCAACGTGTGGTTCCACACTCACGACGGAACCAAAAGCATGCTTCAGGAGGCCAGCGAAAAAGACTGGCTGCCGGATTCAACCGTGCACCAGAAAGAAGTGTTTATGTAACTACGCCAACTGCCCGGCCAGTTGCTGGTGGGCGGTGTGCCACTCGTTCATCGCGGCGCGCAGCTCTTCGACGGCGGCTTCCATTTGGGCGCGCAGTTCGGCGAGTTGTTCCTTGGTGAGGTCGATTTTTTTCTGGGCGGCTTTGCCGTAATCGCCTTTGGCCAATTCCCATGCTTCGGCGGCGGCGTGCAGTTTGGCGCCGGCTTCGGCAAAGAGGGCCTGGGCTTTTTCACAAACGGGCCGGGAGTGGGCGGAAAGTTTCTGCTCCAGCATTTTGTTTTTCTGGCTGATTTCCGCGAGCATAATTTTTTCATTCGGCACACGCCGTAAATTGGATGCCATGCCGATTTTGGTGAGCAGCCATGCGGTCCATTTGGTGGGATCGAATTGCCACGGCTTCACTCCGTTGCGATAGTCGTGCTGAAATTCGTGATGGAAATTATGGTAGCCCTCGCCAAAGGTGAAGATGGCGGTGACCCAGGAATCCTTGGCCGAGTGGCTGGAGGAATAGGGTTGTTTACCAAGGTAATGGCAGAGGCTATTAATGAAAAATGTGCCGTGATGCATCGCCACCAAACGCGCGCAACCGCCAATAAGAAATCCGCCCAGCGCACCGATGGGGCCGTCGACCAGAAAACCTACGAGCGTCGGCACACCAAAACCAATGAGCACACCGAGGTGGATCCACCAGCGATGCTGCCACATCACCCATGGATCATTGGCCAAATCTTTCACGTTATCCATGGGCGGATCGGTCTTGGGCTTGAACATGATCCAGCCGATGTGCGCGTGCCAAAATCCTTTTTTGATGTTGTACGGATCTTCCTCGTGATCGACGTGTTTGTGATGGCGCCGATGATCCGCACACCAGCGCAGGGCTGAATCCTGCATCGCCGTGGCCCCGCCCAGCAGCGCCGCCATCTTGACGGGCCAGCGGACTTTAAATGAAAGATGCGCCAACAGCCGGTGATACCCAAAGGTGATGCCCATACCGGAAAAAATATAGAAGCCCACAAAGAGGCCGCCGTGCACCCACCAGTTAAGCTGCGCGCCGTATTGCCAAATGAAAACCGGCAGCACGAGCACCGTGATTGCCAGTGTCCCCATCAGCGCAATGAGATTTCCCCAGTGCACATTGTTCCGAACGAATTTACGGGTCTTTTCCATCGATGTTGCTTGGTTCCCTGCCAAAAGGCGCGTGGACGGTGAACAAATGGCCGAATAATGTAAACAAAAACATGCTCCCAATTCCGCCTCAACCACCCTAACCTCGCCGCAGATTCTAATGAACACTATTGTTTTCCAGCTGTTTTTACTGCTTATTTTGGCCTCACCCGCAATTCACGCCGCCGCGCCTAACGTCCTGCTGATCGCTGTTGACGACCTAAATGCTGATTTAGGCTGTTACGGACACCCACTGGTAAAGTCGCCCAATGTCGATCAACTCGCCCAACGCGGTCTGCGGTTTGATCGCGCGTACTGCCAGTATCCGGTATGCAACCCGAGCCGATCGTCCTTTATGACCGGGCTGTATCCGGAGCAAACCGGCGTGCTTTCCAATGCCGGTCATTTCCGGAATAAACAGCCGGACATCGCCTCGCTCTCGCAGCACTTCATCAACCACGGCTATTTTGCCGCGCGGATCGGGAAAATTTATCACTACGGCGTCCCCACCCAAATCGGCACCGATGGCGAGGACGACAAGGCTTCCTGGAACAAGGTTATCAATCCCATCGGCATCGACCGCACGCGGCAGGATGAAGTGATCACCCTGCGCGCCGGCTCGTACGGCGGCACGATGAGCTGGCTCTTGCTCGACAGCAAAGACGAGGAACATACCGATGGACAGGCCGCGCTCGCCGCCGTGAAGTTGATGGAGGAACATCATCCGAACAAAACCGGCAAACCCTTCTTCCTTGCCGTCGGCTTTTATCGCCCGCACACGCCGTACGTCGCGCCGCTGCATCATGCGCGGCATTATCCGCTGGATAAAATCAAGCCCGTCCTCGAACTGCCCGGCGACCGCGACGACATCCCGCCCGCCGCCCTGCCCGATCGGCCAAACCAACGCGAGCTCACACTTGAGCAACGCAAGGAGATTATCCGCGCCTATTACGCCTCAACAACATTGATGGACGCCTGCCTCGGCCGCGTGCTGGATGGGTTGAAAAAACTCAAGCTCGACGACGACACCATCGTCGTGTTTCTCAGCGACCACGGCTACCATCTCGGCCAACACGGCCTCTGGCAAAAGAGCGATCTCTTTGAAGGCAGCGCGCGCGTGCCGTTCATCATTTCGGTGCCCGGCATGAAAACCGCCGGCCAGTCCACCAGCTCACTCACCGAACTCACCGATCTTTACCCCACCCTCGCCGATCTCTGTAATCTGCCGTTGCCCAAACATCTCAAAGGCCACAGCCTCGCGCCTCTGCTTGCCAACCCCAAGGCTACCGTCCGACAGGCCGCCTACAGCACCACCCGCATCCGCCCGCGCCTGCCCGGCTTCACCGGCAAGGTCAAACCCCTCGGCCGCTCCATTCGCACCGACCGCTATCGTTATACCGAATGGGCCGATGGCAAATACGGTGTGGAGCTGTATGATTACCAAACCGACCCCAAAGAAATCACCAACCTCGCCCAGTCCGCAGCGCATACCGACAAAGTGAAGCAACTCAAAACCATTTTCGACCAAACCCGAAAACACACCCGTTAAATGAAACCTCTGATTACACTCACTCTACTGATCATTCTTGCCCCGGCGCTCCCCGCCGCTGAGGTAAAAGGAAACTGGAAACGCCATGTCGTTTGGGAAGGCCAACATAACAATGTTGCCGTCGCCGCTGATTTCACCGGCGATGGCAAATTGGATGTCATTTCCAATAGCCGCGGTGTCACGCGCCTGTTCGTCGCGCCGGACTGGCGTATCCATATTTTGGCCGACCACAAGGACCACACATTTATCCACGGCGAAACCATGGATGTGGATGGCGACGGCGATGCGGATTTCATCGGCGCCCGGTACAAGCCCGGCCTCATTGTGTGGTTTGAGCAGCCGAATAAAAACCCCACCGGCGGACCATGGAAGGCGCGGATTGCCGAGGATGAAATCATCGGCATCCACGGCGTGCTCAAGGCGGATGTCAACGGAGACGGCAAACTCGATCTGCTCGCCAACAGCGGCCAGCCCACGGGCAAGTTCCCCAACTCCGCCGTGTGGCTGGACATCCCAAAGAATCCCAAGACCGCGCAGCGCTGGAAACGGAATGTCTTCGCCAAGGAAGACGCGCCCGGCCTGAGCCATTACCTCGGTGCCGGCGATCTCAATGGCGACGGGCGGCTCGATATCACGCTCGCCGCGAAGGGCGGCGCGCAGGATAAATCCGGCAAGGGCGAATGGTTCGCGTGGTGGGAAGCGGGCGAGGACCCTACCAAGCCGTTTAAGAAACATCGCCTGCCCGGCAAACACGCCGGAGCCACCAACATCATGCCCGCCGACGTGAACGGCGATGGCAAGCTGGACATCATCGCCAGCCGCGGCCACGGCGTGGGGTTGTTGTGGTACGAAAATCCCCGCTGGAATTTTCACAACATCAATACAGACCTCGCCTCGCCGCATTGCCTGCAGGTGGGCGATATCGACGGCGACGGCGACATGGATGCGATCACCTGCGCTTATCTCAGCCGCAAAGCCGCGTGGTTTGAGAATGATGGCAAAGGCAAGTTCACCACCCACATCATCCACAACGACCAAGCGGCCTACGACATCCGCCTTGTGGACATGGACGGCGACGGCGATCTCGACGCGCTCATCGCCGGCCAACAAAGTAAAAACGTGGTGTGGTACGAAAACCCCCTAAAGTAGCGTGCCGATCATCACCGAAGAACAACAGGCGCAGTTTCGGGAAGAGGGTTTCTTCATCCTCGAACGCGCCGTGCCGGAGGAGCAGCTGAAGATTCTGCGCGAGGCATGCGATCACCTGATCGAGGCGATGCATGCAGAGATGGATCGGCAGGGCACCGATCACGTCCACATCAGCCATCGCGGCAAACGCTATCACATCGCCAAACAATACGACCACGCGCCGCGACTGGGCGAGTTTGTGTTCAGCGAACTGATGGCCGAGATTTGCCGCGCGACCCTCGGCGACACGGCGTTT
This Limisphaerales bacterium DNA region includes the following protein-coding sequences:
- a CDS encoding DEAD/DEAH box helicase family protein; this translates as MPAAFPDIQFNGQLRPSQAEVVEIARQQLADGERQLHIVAPPGSGKTVTGLYLWAEVIKQPALVLCPNSAIQSQWAARTDLFSADGKPLPKHWISTETEQPGLLTSLTYQSVTLPSRDDNTLDTMAVFSWVDQLIEKGEAKDPAEAQVWIESLQTKNPHYYHDRLSFFRKKVRDEVSLGGDTMKLLHASALATLKRLRDNGLGLVILDECHHLMSHWGRVMAATNEFLGDPIVLGLTATPPEQAERDTADAKRYRAYFGPVDYEVPVPAVVKDGFLAPYQDLAYFVRPLGDELEYITQTSETFDQLVEDLCNPPLDDNGQPVRESMIDYTSRVLAERDLIIMKANSWNDFEARASSFATAGRLLLDDRGVPLPDGVPDLKLDLLDKIYWADPLSRLLPVLTWYIRHGLRRSDNRANQILAKQAIHRLRLLGTQITETGTQQCASPVSRILAYSRAKARALIPILQREQSVLGDAVRAVVICDYEKTSAVSAELTDVLDDEAGGAIAAFRELLTDEATDALDPVLITGSTVLVDDDLRPKLESAARQWLTANKFSVDFVWHETEGFHILTGKGSDWCPRVYVELITELFQQGITRCLVGTRGLLGEGWDANKINVLIDLTCVTTSMTINQLRGRSFRLDPNAPEKLANNWDVVCIAPEFKKGLDDYHRFRKKHKHLFGVTDDGCIEKGVGHVHAAFTEIKPEGVEENMVELNRDMLERVDQRPHFRSLWKIGEPYHPEPILAVEKKYGGGLGFKALSPLSQEWTEGTLTQAIGRAVIGGLAEAELLENISWAEAERSIHAAERTGGYVRIFLENADEATSRLFAQAMADVFGPVKDARYVIQRQADFEYSESRFKGTWLLEKTPEFISRFIEKRSQVTKRRRTVLKVHAVPKILARNKDRALIFQKNWNLHVSPGNVWFHTHDGTKSMLQEASEKDWLPDSTVHQKEVFM
- a CDS encoding fatty acid desaturase gives rise to the protein MEKTRKFVRNNVHWGNLIALMGTLAITVLVLPVFIWQYGAQLNWWVHGGLFVGFYIFSGMGITFGYHRLLAHLSFKVRWPVKMAALLGGATAMQDSALRWCADHRRHHKHVDHEEDPYNIKKGFWHAHIGWIMFKPKTDPPMDNVKDLANDPWVMWQHRWWIHLGVLIGFGVPTLVGFLVDGPIGALGGFLIGGCARLVAMHHGTFFINSLCHYLGKQPYSSSHSAKDSWVTAIFTFGEGYHNFHHEFQHDYRNGVKPWQFDPTKWTAWLLTKIGMASNLRRVPNEKIMLAEISQKNKMLEQKLSAHSRPVCEKAQALFAEAGAKLHAAAEAWELAKGDYGKAAQKKIDLTKEQLAELRAQMEAAVEELRAAMNEWHTAHQQLAGQLA
- a CDS encoding VCBS repeat-containing protein; translated protein: MKPLITLTLLIILAPALPAAEVKGNWKRHVVWEGQHNNVAVAADFTGDGKLDVISNSRGVTRLFVAPDWRIHILADHKDHTFIHGETMDVDGDGDADFIGARYKPGLIVWFEQPNKNPTGGPWKARIAEDEIIGIHGVLKADVNGDGKLDLLANSGQPTGKFPNSAVWLDIPKNPKTAQRWKRNVFAKEDAPGLSHYLGAGDLNGDGRLDITLAAKGGAQDKSGKGEWFAWWEAGEDPTKPFKKHRLPGKHAGATNIMPADVNGDGKLDIIASRGHGVGLLWYENPRWNFHNINTDLASPHCLQVGDIDGDGDMDAITCAYLSRKAAWFENDGKGKFTTHIIHNDQAAYDIRLVDMDGDGDLDALIAGQQSKNVVWYENPLK
- the solA gene encoding N-methyl-L-tryptophan oxidase, translated to MAYDVIVVGVGSMGAATCSELAARGVRVLGLGAGALPNPIASFAGRTRAIRLSYSEHPDYVPLLRGAYRRWEKLGEECGQQFLHLTGALYMGPETGELFSGALASAQMHELPHTRFTGAELHREWPQFCLPENFVGLHESQAGYVLSEAAVLAMVKAAQRHGAKLCGHEPVLDWAAAAQGVTVRTAQGEYAAGHLIFTAGAWTPEVLRDLPLTVTRQVLGWTQPPDLVSFTADRFPVWAIDHAGPGFYYGFPHTPDGSGGPGLKAALHCPGAVTTAAAAQREPLPADAEEVRAVFARHLPAGDGPLIEQRTCLYTNTPDGHFIVDRYPAHERVTLACGFSGHGFKFASVMGTVLADLATIGKTDWPIGFLGLSRFAHS
- a CDS encoding sulfatase produces the protein MNTIVFQLFLLLILASPAIHAAAPNVLLIAVDDLNADLGCYGHPLVKSPNVDQLAQRGLRFDRAYCQYPVCNPSRSSFMTGLYPEQTGVLSNAGHFRNKQPDIASLSQHFINHGYFAARIGKIYHYGVPTQIGTDGEDDKASWNKVINPIGIDRTRQDEVITLRAGSYGGTMSWLLLDSKDEEHTDGQAALAAVKLMEEHHPNKTGKPFFLAVGFYRPHTPYVAPLHHARHYPLDKIKPVLELPGDRDDIPPAALPDRPNQRELTLEQRKEIIRAYYASTTLMDACLGRVLDGLKKLKLDDDTIVVFLSDHGYHLGQHGLWQKSDLFEGSARVPFIISVPGMKTAGQSTSSLTELTDLYPTLADLCNLPLPKHLKGHSLAPLLANPKATVRQAAYSTTRIRPRLPGFTGKVKPLGRSIRTDRYRYTEWADGKYGVELYDYQTDPKEITNLAQSAAHTDKVKQLKTIFDQTRKHTR
- a CDS encoding mandelate racemase/muconate lactonizing enzyme family protein produces the protein MKITRIQVYQVDLPLHEGSYKWSGGKSVTVFDSSVVALETDAGLTGYGEVCPLGPFYLPAYAEGVRTGIGELGPHMIGEDPTRLGPINRLMDKALQGHPYVKSALDMACWDLFGQASGQSVCELLGGRFGDDFVLYRAISQESPEAMARSIASYREEGYRRFQLKVGGDPDEDIQRIHEARAVLEPSDKLVADANTGWLMHEAARVVRAVRDVDVYIEQPCAKYEENLAIRRRTDLPFIMDENIDSLAPLLRGHAEGAMDGVNLKISKLGGLTKLKQARDLCVDLGIAMTVEDSWGGDIVTAAIAALAHSTPPELLFSSTDFNSYVTTSLAEGAPQRKGGRLAASTKPGLGVQPRMEVLGEPVRVVE